The Chrysoperla carnea chromosome X, inChrCarn1.1, whole genome shotgun sequence genome includes a region encoding these proteins:
- the LOC123303121 gene encoding probable E3 ubiquitin-protein ligase makorin-1, protein MNSAMHPPQTASNSRLNNATITTAPQNNSSTPSLICRFHKHGTCKYGTQCRFVHQTSSPTSSSSDNINSTTTPEQIPPVITRTAIPSEDWVNAPEFFPSASKTNLNTANNTTIPKKMAIKSYAQVVKPEGKDGEDTAAASSAMYNKLCPYAEANGECRYPPNECSYIHGDICELCGVAALHPHDQEQRKRHQRECVSQHEKNMELSFAVARSREKSCGVCFEVILEKSSREQRFGILPNCNHCFCLSCIRKWRQAKQFDSKIIRACPECRVTSDFVCPSMYWVDTKEEKEKLITDYKGALRIKDCKYFKQGRGKCPFGNKCFYLHALPDGTKVDVGPPVRHRRQAHDGEIDMLQQFILWDFLEDRDNRWLYSLDDLEDLVAFFSDSEDSDWSEYDFSFE, encoded by the exons atgaATTCTGCTATGCACCCTCCGCAAACTGCCTCAAATTCACGATTAAATAATGCAACAATAACAACGGCTCCACAAAATAATTCAAGTACACCATCGTTGATATGTCGATTCCACAAACATGGTACTTGTAAATATGGTACACAATGTCGTTTTGTACATCAGACATCATCGCCAACGAGTTCATCCTCTGATAATATAAATAGCACAACAACTCCAGAACAAATACCACCTGTTATAACACGAACTGCCATTCCATCAGAGGATTGGGTGAATGCACCAGAATTTTTTCCATCTGcaagtaaaacaaatttaaatacagCGAATAATACAACAATTCCAAAGAAAATGGCGATTAAATCTTATGCACAG gTTGTTAAACCCGAAGGAAAAGACGGAGAAGATACAGCAGCGGCATCTTCAGCGATGTATAATAAACTATGTCCATATGCTGAAGCTAATGGAGAATGTCGTTATCCACCAAATGAATGTTCGTATATTCATGGCGATATCTGTGAATTGTGCGGGGTCGCTGCTTTACATCCACATGATCAGGAACAACGTAAACGTCATCAGCGG GAGTGTGTTTCAcaacatgaaaaaaatatggAATTATCATTTGCTGTGGCTCGTTCACGAGAGAAATCATGTGGTGTATGTTTTGAAGTGATATTAGAAAAATCATCGCGAGAACAACGTTTTGGAATTTTACCGAATTGCAatcattgtttttgtttatcgtGTATTCGAAAATGGCGTCAAGCAAAGCAATTCGATTCAAAAATTATacg TGCGTGTCCCGAATGTCGAGTAACATCAGACTTTGTATGTCCGTCAATGTACTGGGTGGACACAAAAGAAGAAAAAGAGAAATTAATAACGGATTATAAAGGAGCGTTACGAATTAAAGAttgcaaatatttcaaacaaggGCGCGGTAAATGTCCATTTGgtaacaaatgtttttatttacatgcaTTACCCGACGGTACCAAAGTGGATGTAGGACCACCGGTACGCCATCGTCGGCAAGCGCATGATGGTGAAATTGATATGTTGCAA CAATTCATTTTATGGGACTTCCTTGAAGATCGAGATAATCGTTGGCTATATTCTTTAGACGATCTAGAGGATTTAGTGGCCTTTTTTTCCGATTCAGAAGATTCAGATTGGTCTGAGTATGATTTCtcctttgaataa